A part of Gemmatimonas groenlandica genomic DNA contains:
- a CDS encoding beta-N-acetylhexosaminidase has translation MHHLILAALLALPTAEAATTRALPADSSTYAIIPRPVVLTPKSGAFTLTARTVVHADPAFTGVARRFARDVANPTGFDLTVVRRATAGSAAAGGIALIRTPALGPEAYTLDVTPTGVVIKASAPAGAFYGLETLKQLLPVAIYREAPLGNTVWRAAAVHVEDAPRFTWRGSHLDVARHFESKEFVKKYIDLLARHKMNRFHWHLTEDQGWRIEIKKYPLLTELGSCREQTLVGPYITNPKPSNFDGKRHCGFYTQDDIREVVAYAAERMITVVPEIEMPGHSQAAIHAYPRLSSRPDSSPGVLQVWGVSDFILNPTDSTVAFMQDVLTEVLALFPGPFIHIGGDEAGKAQWKANPEIQARIKALGLKDEHEMQSWFIRQMDTFLTARGRRMIGWDEILEGGLAENATVMSWRGMAGGIAAAKANHDVVMAPGSHTYFDHYQSRDKTKEPLAIGGFTPIDSVYAFEPVPPQLTADEAKHILGAQAQLWAEYMPNAKHVEYMAYPRMVALSEVLWSAKGRRDFTDFKGRLPTHLARLDALDVNYRK, from the coding sequence ATGCATCATCTGATCCTGGCCGCGCTGCTCGCGCTTCCCACCGCAGAAGCGGCCACCACCCGCGCGCTGCCGGCCGACAGCAGTACGTACGCCATTATTCCGCGACCGGTCGTACTGACACCGAAGTCGGGCGCGTTCACGCTCACGGCGCGGACGGTGGTGCATGCCGACCCCGCGTTCACCGGCGTCGCGCGCCGCTTTGCGCGGGACGTCGCCAACCCCACGGGCTTTGATCTCACCGTCGTCCGTCGCGCCACGGCAGGCAGCGCTGCGGCCGGTGGCATTGCGCTGATCCGCACACCGGCGCTCGGCCCCGAAGCCTACACGCTCGATGTGACGCCCACGGGTGTCGTGATCAAAGCCAGCGCACCGGCTGGCGCGTTCTACGGTCTCGAAACGCTCAAGCAGCTGCTGCCCGTCGCGATCTACCGGGAGGCACCGCTCGGCAACACGGTGTGGCGCGCCGCGGCCGTGCACGTGGAAGACGCTCCGCGTTTCACGTGGCGCGGGTCGCACCTCGATGTCGCGCGGCATTTCGAGTCGAAGGAGTTCGTCAAGAAGTACATCGACCTGCTGGCGCGTCACAAGATGAACCGCTTCCACTGGCATCTCACGGAAGATCAGGGCTGGCGCATCGAGATCAAGAAGTATCCGCTGCTCACCGAGCTCGGATCCTGCCGCGAGCAAACGCTCGTCGGCCCGTACATCACGAATCCCAAGCCAAGCAACTTCGACGGCAAGCGACACTGCGGCTTCTACACGCAGGACGACATACGCGAAGTCGTGGCCTACGCCGCCGAGCGCATGATCACGGTGGTGCCGGAAATCGAAATGCCCGGGCACTCGCAGGCAGCGATCCATGCGTACCCGCGACTCTCGAGCCGGCCCGACTCGAGCCCCGGCGTGCTGCAGGTGTGGGGCGTGAGCGATTTCATCCTCAATCCCACCGACAGCACGGTGGCCTTCATGCAGGATGTGCTCACCGAAGTGCTGGCGCTGTTTCCGGGTCCGTTCATCCACATCGGCGGCGACGAAGCGGGCAAGGCGCAGTGGAAGGCGAATCCCGAAATTCAGGCCCGCATCAAGGCACTCGGGCTCAAAGACGAGCACGAGATGCAGAGCTGGTTCATCCGGCAGATGGACACGTTCCTCACCGCGCGCGGCCGACGCATGATTGGCTGGGATGAGATTCTCGAGGGCGGCCTGGCCGAGAACGCGACGGTGATGTCATGGCGCGGCATGGCCGGCGGTATCGCGGCCGCCAAGGCGAACCATGATGTCGTGATGGCGCCGGGCAGTCATACGTACTTCGATCACTATCAGTCGCGCGATAAAACCAAGGAGCCGCTGGCGATCGGCGGCTTCACACCGATCGACAGCGTGTACGCTTTCGAACCCGTGCCGCCGCAACTCACGGCCGACGAGGCGAAGCACATTCTGGGTGCGCAGGCACAGCTCTGGGCGGAGTACATGCCCAACGCCAAGCACGTGGAGTACATGGCCTACCCGCGCATGGTGGCGCTGTCCGAAGTGCTCTGGAGCGCGAAGGGCCGTCGTGATTTCACAGACTTCAAAGGGCGCCTGCCCACGCACCTCGCGCGGCTGGACGCCCTTGATGTGAACTACCGAAAGTAG
- a CDS encoding Gfo/Idh/MocA family protein, which produces MSSPRLGIGFIGSGFNARFHMQGFRQVRDADVLGVWSPNAKNAASAAKYARELDIGECKAYKSITEMVCDPKIDAIWLNGPNHARIENVEEICAAVTSGKATLKGIACEKPLGRTVAEAKHILKLVEKAGIMHGYLENQYFSPQVSVGHNLIWKRGAANTGRPYLARAAEEHSGPHGPWFWSGEQQGGGVLNDMMCHSVLVVRQLLTPPGESLTTLVPKRVTGHIASLKWSRKEYAAQLKKTMGVDYLKKPSEDFASVTIEFETPDGGMAIGEATTSWSFVGPGLRLSAELLGPEYSMKWNSLESGLDLFFSRAVKGKTGEDIVEKQMAETGQMPVVVNEAIAYGYEAEDRHFVRAFLGKEKPALTWHDGLDVVKLLMTAYMSAEQGKTIEFPPRNIDKFVPQVAQGTWKPR; this is translated from the coding sequence ATGTCTTCTCCTCGTCTCGGTATCGGTTTCATCGGATCCGGCTTCAACGCGCGTTTTCACATGCAGGGCTTTCGGCAGGTGCGCGACGCCGACGTGCTCGGCGTGTGGAGTCCCAACGCGAAGAACGCCGCCTCCGCCGCGAAGTACGCCCGCGAACTCGATATCGGCGAATGCAAGGCGTACAAGTCGATCACGGAGATGGTGTGCGACCCCAAGATCGACGCGATCTGGTTGAACGGACCGAATCACGCGCGCATCGAAAACGTCGAAGAGATTTGTGCCGCCGTGACGTCGGGCAAGGCGACGCTCAAAGGCATCGCCTGTGAGAAGCCCTTGGGGCGCACCGTGGCGGAAGCGAAGCACATTCTCAAGCTGGTGGAGAAGGCCGGCATCATGCACGGCTACCTCGAGAACCAGTACTTCTCGCCGCAGGTGAGCGTTGGCCACAACCTGATCTGGAAGCGTGGCGCCGCGAACACCGGTCGTCCGTATCTCGCACGCGCGGCCGAAGAGCACAGCGGTCCGCACGGCCCCTGGTTCTGGAGCGGCGAGCAGCAGGGCGGTGGCGTGTTGAACGACATGATGTGCCACTCGGTGCTGGTCGTACGCCAGCTGCTCACGCCGCCTGGTGAATCGCTCACCACGCTGGTGCCGAAGCGCGTGACCGGTCACATCGCGTCACTGAAGTGGTCGCGCAAGGAGTACGCCGCGCAGCTCAAGAAGACGATGGGTGTGGACTATCTCAAGAAGCCGTCGGAAGACTTTGCCAGCGTCACGATCGAGTTCGAAACGCCCGACGGCGGTATGGCCATCGGCGAAGCGACCACGAGTTGGAGCTTTGTCGGTCCCGGCCTGCGTCTCAGCGCAGAATTGCTCGGCCCCGAGTACTCGATGAAGTGGAACTCGCTCGAGTCAGGGCTCGATCTGTTCTTCTCGCGCGCCGTGAAGGGCAAGACGGGCGAAGACATCGTCGAGAAGCAGATGGCGGAGACTGGACAGATGCCCGTGGTCGTGAACGAAGCCATCGCCTACGGCTACGAGGCGGAAGACCGCCACTTCGTGCGCGCTTTCCTCGGCAAGGAGAAGCCGGCGCTCACGTGGCACGACGGGCTCGATGTCGTGAAGCTGCTCATGACCGCGTACATGAGTGCGGAGCAGGGCAAGACCATCGAGTTCCCGCCCCGCAACATCGACAAGTTCGTGCCGCAGGTGGCGCAGGGGACGTGGAAGCCGCGGTAG
- a CDS encoding 4-coumarate--CoA ligase family protein, translating to MGEAKILRSPHPDVDIPDTPLVPFVLGRVSEFPDHPAIICGVTGKSYTYAQLADAVRHVAAGLHAHGIKKGDVVGVVSPNLPDFPVVFYAVVSIGAICSTVNPIATAEEIGAQFADSEAMLIFTIPELFEKCSAAARLASTVREIVVFGEADGATPYRELFAHGDTPPDVDIDPATDVAALPYSSGTSGIPKGVMLTHRNIVANLQQMQAITEVLDSTSRVLGVLPFFHIYGMVVVMGGALRQGACIVSLPRFDLEQVLRVLQDHKVRMANIVPPILLAMAKHPIVANYDLSQLKYLFSGAAPLGAELASACQDRLGLTVRQGYGLTETSPVTHFHPMDDRRVVLDSVGPSAPNTECRLVDPATGLDCEPGERGELWMRGPQVMKGYFNKPEATAACMTDDGWFKTGDVAVVDELGWYKIVDRVKELIKYKGLQVAPAELEALLLGHPAIADAAVIPVPDPHAGEIPKAFVVLRAPLTADQVMAFIAERVSSYKKVRQVEFVDAIPKSPSGKILRRVLVEQERRRVSSSS from the coding sequence ATGGGTGAAGCCAAGATTCTCCGGAGTCCGCATCCGGACGTTGACATTCCCGATACGCCGCTCGTGCCCTTTGTACTCGGGCGCGTGTCGGAGTTCCCCGATCATCCCGCGATCATCTGTGGCGTCACGGGAAAGTCGTACACGTACGCGCAGCTGGCTGATGCCGTGCGGCATGTCGCCGCCGGCTTGCACGCGCACGGCATCAAGAAAGGCGATGTCGTAGGAGTCGTCAGCCCAAACCTCCCTGACTTTCCCGTGGTGTTCTACGCGGTGGTGTCGATCGGGGCGATCTGCTCCACCGTCAATCCGATCGCGACCGCCGAAGAGATCGGCGCGCAGTTCGCGGACAGCGAAGCGATGCTGATTTTTACCATCCCTGAGCTGTTCGAGAAGTGCTCGGCCGCCGCGCGCCTCGCCAGTACGGTGCGGGAGATCGTCGTGTTCGGCGAGGCCGACGGCGCGACGCCCTACCGCGAGCTGTTCGCCCATGGTGATACGCCACCAGACGTGGACATCGACCCCGCCACCGATGTGGCGGCGTTGCCGTACTCCAGCGGCACCTCGGGTATCCCCAAGGGCGTGATGCTCACGCATCGCAACATCGTGGCGAATCTGCAACAGATGCAGGCCATCACCGAGGTGCTCGACAGTACCAGCCGCGTGCTTGGCGTGCTGCCGTTCTTTCACATCTACGGGATGGTGGTGGTGATGGGCGGCGCGCTGCGGCAGGGCGCGTGTATCGTGTCGCTGCCGCGCTTCGATCTCGAGCAGGTGCTGCGCGTGCTGCAGGATCACAAGGTCCGCATGGCCAACATCGTGCCGCCGATCCTGCTGGCGATGGCGAAGCATCCGATCGTGGCGAACTACGATTTGTCGCAGCTCAAGTATCTGTTCAGCGGTGCGGCGCCACTCGGTGCGGAGCTCGCGTCGGCTTGCCAGGATCGACTGGGGCTCACCGTGCGGCAGGGGTACGGTCTCACCGAGACAAGCCCCGTCACGCACTTCCATCCCATGGACGACCGCCGCGTTGTGCTCGACTCGGTGGGACCGTCGGCGCCGAACACGGAGTGCCGCCTGGTGGATCCCGCCACCGGCCTGGATTGCGAACCTGGGGAACGTGGCGAGCTGTGGATGCGCGGTCCGCAGGTGATGAAGGGGTACTTCAACAAGCCGGAGGCGACGGCCGCCTGCATGACCGACGACGGCTGGTTCAAGACGGGTGATGTCGCCGTCGTCGATGAACTGGGCTGGTACAAAATCGTTGACCGCGTGAAGGAGCTTATCAAGTACAAGGGGCTGCAGGTGGCGCCGGCTGAGCTCGAGGCGCTGCTGCTGGGGCATCCGGCCATCGCCGACGCGGCCGTGATTCCGGTGCCCGATCCGCACGCCGGGGAGATCCCGAAGGCGTTCGTGGTGCTGCGGGCGCCGCTTACGGCCGATCAGGTCATGGCGTTCATTGCCGAGCGCGTGTCGTCGTACAAGAAAGTGCGCCAGGTCGAGTTCGTGGACGCGATTCCCAAGTCGCCATCGGGTAAGATTCTACGCCGGGTGCTCGTCGAGCAGGAACGACGGCGCGTCTCGTCCTCCTCCTAA
- a CDS encoding amidohydrolase family protein — MSRSMMRRRVAALVAAALSAPVMTPVKAQRAPVGPATRSYVKVDTNVLALTNVRVIDGTGAAARDGQSIIVRDGRIAAVGAASTTAIPAGAQVMDLAGKSVIPGLVMVHEHLYYPVGAGTYGNLTESFSRLYLAGGVTSMRTGGNMNGFAELLIAQAIARGEKPGPWIDATAPYLEGPGMGFNQVTILRDSSEARKLVEYWADQGATSFKAYMNITRDELKAAADAAHKRGLNITGHLCSVTYREAADAGIDDLEHGFFAMNDFVPGKKLDTCSGRGGAAQSMLAQADPEGAEVQALFKYLIDKKIAVTSTLTIFETFTPGRPMPPGTDVLIEPLREQFAQRYASTQRNTQSVYAKAFPKGMAMERAFAKAGGTLIVGTDPTGGGGVIAGYSNQRALELLVEAGFSPLEAIRIGTLNGATYLGRGALTGSIAAGKLADLVVIDGNPAARISDIRKVQLVFRQGVGYDPAVLIESVKGKVGLW; from the coding sequence ATGTCTCGATCGATGATGCGACGTCGCGTCGCTGCGCTCGTTGCCGCCGCGTTGTCGGCGCCCGTGATGACGCCCGTGAAGGCGCAGCGGGCTCCCGTCGGTCCGGCCACGCGTTCGTACGTGAAGGTCGACACGAATGTGCTCGCGCTGACCAACGTGCGCGTGATCGACGGCACCGGCGCGGCTGCACGCGACGGGCAGTCGATCATCGTGCGCGATGGCCGCATCGCCGCGGTCGGAGCAGCGAGCACGACGGCGATACCGGCCGGCGCACAGGTCATGGATCTTGCTGGCAAGAGCGTGATACCGGGGCTCGTGATGGTGCACGAGCACCTGTACTACCCGGTGGGTGCGGGCACCTACGGCAATCTCACCGAGAGCTTCTCGCGGCTGTATCTCGCCGGCGGTGTGACCAGCATGCGAACCGGTGGCAACATGAACGGCTTCGCCGAGCTGCTGATTGCGCAGGCGATCGCGCGCGGAGAGAAGCCGGGACCATGGATCGACGCTACGGCGCCGTATCTCGAAGGGCCGGGCATGGGCTTCAATCAAGTCACGATCCTGCGTGACTCGAGTGAGGCGCGCAAGCTGGTGGAGTACTGGGCTGATCAGGGCGCGACATCGTTCAAGGCGTACATGAACATCACGCGCGATGAGCTCAAGGCGGCGGCCGACGCGGCGCACAAGCGCGGACTCAACATCACCGGCCATCTGTGCTCAGTGACCTATCGTGAAGCGGCCGATGCCGGCATCGATGATCTCGAGCATGGCTTCTTTGCCATGAACGACTTCGTGCCGGGGAAGAAGCTCGACACCTGCAGCGGACGTGGTGGCGCAGCCCAGAGCATGTTGGCGCAGGCCGATCCCGAAGGCGCCGAGGTGCAGGCGCTGTTCAAATATCTGATCGACAAGAAGATCGCCGTGACCAGCACGCTCACGATCTTCGAGACGTTCACACCGGGCCGGCCGATGCCGCCGGGTACCGACGTACTCATCGAGCCGTTGCGTGAGCAATTCGCGCAGCGCTACGCCTCGACCCAGCGCAACACGCAGTCGGTCTACGCGAAGGCGTTTCCCAAGGGCATGGCGATGGAGCGCGCCTTCGCCAAGGCCGGCGGCACCCTCATCGTTGGCACCGATCCGACGGGTGGTGGCGGGGTGATCGCCGGGTACTCGAATCAGCGCGCGCTCGAGCTGCTGGTGGAAGCCGGATTCTCGCCGCTCGAGGCGATCCGCATCGGCACATTGAACGGCGCGACGTACCTGGGGCGCGGTGCCCTCACGGGATCGATCGCGGCCGGCAAGCTGGCCGATCTCGTGGTCATCGATGGCAATCCCGCGGCCAGGATTAGCGACATCCGGAAAGTGCAGCTCGTGTTCCGTCAGGGCGTGGGCTACGACCCGGCGGTGCTGATCGAATCGGTGAAGGGCAAGGTCGGCTTGTGGTAG
- a CDS encoding sugar phosphate isomerase/epimerase family protein, with translation MDLSSFSQSALSRREALQLLAAGVAGSAVLPALAHAASGDDAERRRIGRIGLQLYTVRSALSKDVEGTIAAVAAAGITELEFAGYYDKSPAWWSALLKQHKLTAPATHEALPATDDGWPAIFDRAKGMGHEIVIVPFVGNAYRGSRDNWLKLSERLNTGAQKAKTAGLQFAYHNHDFEFAPVGDTTGYEILTSNTDASLVKLELDMYWAVKAGRDPLEIMTAHKGRVICCHVKDASAAPERKMLDVGAGTIDFKMLLDKGRKLGLKHWFIEHDQPVDALASIKASAAAMLKY, from the coding sequence ATGGACCTGTCTTCCTTCAGCCAGTCGGCGCTCTCGCGTCGTGAGGCGCTGCAGTTGCTCGCCGCCGGAGTTGCCGGCAGTGCGGTGTTGCCGGCGCTGGCGCATGCGGCGTCGGGCGACGACGCGGAACGTCGCCGCATCGGCCGTATCGGGTTGCAGCTGTATACGGTGCGCAGTGCGCTGTCGAAGGACGTCGAGGGCACGATTGCGGCGGTGGCCGCTGCTGGGATCACCGAGCTCGAGTTCGCCGGCTACTACGACAAGTCGCCGGCGTGGTGGTCTGCGCTGCTCAAGCAGCACAAGCTCACCGCCCCCGCGACGCACGAAGCGCTGCCCGCCACCGATGATGGCTGGCCGGCGATCTTCGATCGCGCGAAGGGGATGGGCCATGAGATCGTGATCGTGCCGTTCGTGGGCAACGCGTATCGCGGGTCGCGCGACAACTGGCTCAAGTTGTCGGAGCGGCTCAACACCGGCGCGCAGAAGGCCAAGACGGCCGGGTTGCAGTTCGCCTATCACAATCACGACTTCGAGTTTGCGCCGGTGGGTGATACGACCGGCTACGAAATTCTCACGTCGAACACCGACGCGTCGCTGGTGAAGCTCGAGCTCGACATGTACTGGGCGGTGAAGGCCGGTCGCGATCCTCTGGAAATCATGACGGCGCACAAGGGCCGTGTGATCTGCTGTCATGTGAAGGATGCCAGTGCCGCCCCCGAGCGGAAGATGCTCGATGTAGGCGCCGGCACGATCGACTTCAAGATGCTGCTCGACAAGGGCCGCAAGCTCGGCCTCAAGCACTGGTTCATCGAGCACGATCAGCCGGTCGATGCGCTGGCGTCGATCAAGGCGAGCGCTGCGGCCATGCTCAAGTACTGA
- a CDS encoding GNAT family N-acetyltransferase — protein MSLVLRPATRADVPVIRELIEGLADYEKLRHECIATDALLDAALFGVRPYAEVVIAEWDGASAGFALFFHNFSTFLARPGIYLEDLFVRPAYRGHGIGKALLQYLAQQAVSRDCGRLEWSVLDWNVDAIGFYEKLGARPQDEWTVYRVTGDTLTHLANGAL, from the coding sequence ATGTCGCTCGTTCTGCGCCCCGCCACGCGGGCAGACGTTCCCGTGATCCGGGAGCTCATCGAAGGCTTGGCCGACTACGAGAAATTGCGCCACGAGTGCATTGCCACCGACGCGCTACTCGATGCCGCGTTGTTCGGTGTGCGACCCTACGCGGAAGTGGTGATCGCCGAGTGGGACGGTGCGTCGGCAGGCTTCGCACTGTTCTTTCACAACTTCTCGACCTTTCTCGCGCGCCCCGGGATTTATCTCGAGGATCTGTTCGTGCGTCCCGCGTATCGCGGTCATGGCATCGGCAAGGCGCTGCTGCAGTATCTCGCACAGCAAGCCGTGTCGCGCGATTGCGGGCGTCTCGAGTGGTCGGTGCTCGACTGGAACGTGGACGCCATCGGTTTCTACGAGAAGCTCGGCGCGCGCCCGCAGGATGAATGGACCGTGTACCGCGTTACGGGAGACACCCTGACGCATCTCGCCAACGGAGCACTCTGA
- a CDS encoding DUF1499 domain-containing protein → MTRTVIMASLATLYWHPPLQVGSDNVLPPCPDTPNCVSTEATRSSQRVPTVSFTDTPVAALARAKAALLAEPRTTITAEREGYLHAECKSLVFRFVDDVDIVVDPVAHVYRFRSASRLGRSDLGVNRKRIARLSARLALPATTSN, encoded by the coding sequence ATGACCCGCACGGTGATCATGGCCTCGCTCGCAACGTTGTATTGGCATCCGCCCCTGCAGGTTGGCAGCGACAACGTGCTGCCGCCCTGTCCCGACACGCCGAATTGCGTCTCCACCGAGGCCACGCGAAGCTCGCAGCGCGTGCCGACGGTGTCCTTCACCGACACGCCGGTGGCGGCCCTGGCCCGGGCCAAGGCCGCGCTGCTGGCGGAGCCGCGCACCACGATCACGGCCGAACGTGAGGGCTATCTGCACGCCGAGTGCAAGAGCCTCGTGTTCCGCTTTGTCGATGATGTCGATATCGTGGTGGATCCAGTCGCGCACGTGTATCGCTTTCGCTCGGCTTCGCGGCTCGGTCGCAGCGACCTGGGTGTGAATCGCAAGCGCATCGCGCGGCTCTCGGCGCGTCTGGCGCTTCCGGCGACCACATCGAACTGA
- a CDS encoding CocE/NonD family hydrolase, whose product MRRVFRRVLTCAAWTWLVPAAQLTAQGVAAPVADSTYARSHYVKRVMLAPMRDGARLMTIAYVPRDASPTRRYPIVLQRTPFSAGPYDSTTIASTLAPDAFMLRDGYIFVAQEVRGRYRSDGTFENMRPLRPQQDRSAVDEATDAYDTIAWLLTHLDGNDGRVGLYGVSYGGFYAAAAALSRHPAIVATALEAPLLDAWKEDFHHQGVLTQAVLHGFPVFGTPRPTPTDKNWWVPAFARVAEHTLTRDDYASQLALGPLRDVGARLLPDDAWWRATVAHPNYDVFWRVRTLVPQLAGIAHPVLVVGGWYDSENLYGTLAAYRALRRGGNATLAMGPFGHRGWLARDVAHTVHGDLYFGDSLETSLQRDVQAVFFRAHLKGGAPLAAGARMFDTGRKRWMTFDRWPARSVVRRDVWLGATRTLSFADARGRAAASRSFVEFASDPRTPVPSRCGGPTAEDGSPFLYMSGDQRCLEGRNDVAVFGSVPLAADVTVAGPVVAHLTVSTTGTDADIVVKLVDVYPPDEADHPHRRDSTVHLAGYQQLVRAGVLRARWRRSTASPAPMVPGTPTAVTIELPDVFHTFRSGHRVMLQIQGSWFPLFDRNPQRFVPNIYDATAADFVAARHRVWVGGSAGSRLEVPTLR is encoded by the coding sequence ATGCGCCGTGTATTTCGCCGCGTCCTGACGTGTGCCGCATGGACGTGGCTCGTACCGGCTGCCCAGCTGACGGCCCAAGGCGTTGCCGCACCGGTCGCTGACTCTACGTACGCGCGGTCGCATTACGTGAAGCGGGTGATGCTGGCGCCGATGCGCGACGGCGCGCGCTTGATGACGATCGCCTATGTGCCGCGGGATGCGTCGCCGACGCGTCGCTACCCCATCGTGCTGCAGCGCACACCCTTTAGCGCTGGCCCGTACGATTCCACCACTATTGCCTCAACGCTTGCCCCCGACGCCTTCATGCTGCGCGACGGCTACATCTTTGTGGCGCAGGAAGTGCGCGGTCGCTACCGCTCGGACGGGACGTTCGAAAACATGCGACCGCTGCGACCGCAGCAGGATCGCTCGGCCGTCGACGAGGCCACCGACGCGTACGACACTATCGCGTGGCTGCTCACGCATCTCGACGGCAACGACGGGCGCGTGGGGCTGTACGGTGTGAGCTACGGCGGATTCTACGCGGCGGCGGCAGCGCTGTCGCGCCATCCCGCCATTGTGGCCACGGCGCTGGAAGCACCACTGCTCGACGCGTGGAAAGAGGACTTTCATCACCAAGGCGTACTGACGCAGGCCGTGCTGCACGGATTCCCGGTGTTCGGGACGCCGCGCCCGACGCCGACCGACAAGAATTGGTGGGTGCCGGCCTTCGCTCGCGTGGCCGAGCATACGCTGACCCGTGACGACTACGCGTCGCAACTCGCGCTCGGCCCGCTACGCGACGTGGGCGCGCGACTGTTGCCGGACGACGCGTGGTGGCGCGCGACGGTGGCGCATCCGAACTACGATGTCTTCTGGCGCGTCCGCACGCTCGTACCGCAGCTAGCCGGGATCGCGCATCCCGTACTCGTAGTCGGCGGATGGTACGACTCCGAGAACCTGTATGGCACGCTAGCGGCGTACCGTGCGCTGCGCCGAGGAGGGAACGCGACCCTCGCGATGGGGCCTTTCGGCCACCGCGGCTGGCTGGCGCGGGACGTGGCGCACACCGTGCACGGCGACCTGTACTTCGGCGACTCCCTCGAGACCTCACTCCAGCGCGACGTGCAAGCGGTGTTCTTCCGCGCGCATCTGAAAGGCGGTGCACCGCTGGCGGCCGGCGCGCGCATGTTCGACACCGGACGCAAGCGGTGGATGACCTTCGACCGCTGGCCCGCGCGTTCGGTAGTGCGCCGCGACGTCTGGCTCGGCGCTACGCGGACACTCTCGTTTGCCGACGCGCGCGGGCGGGCAGCCGCGTCGCGCAGCTTCGTGGAGTTCGCAAGCGATCCCCGTACGCCGGTGCCGTCGCGCTGCGGTGGTCCTACCGCCGAGGACGGGTCGCCCTTCCTGTACATGAGCGGCGACCAGCGTTGCCTCGAGGGGCGCAACGATGTGGCCGTCTTCGGCTCAGTGCCCCTCGCGGCGGACGTCACGGTGGCGGGACCGGTGGTGGCGCATCTGACGGTGAGTACCACGGGCACCGACGCCGACATCGTGGTGAAGCTGGTGGATGTGTACCCACCGGACGAAGCCGATCATCCCCACCGACGCGATAGCACCGTGCATCTGGCGGGTTACCAGCAACTGGTGCGCGCCGGTGTGCTGCGTGCGCGCTGGCGACGGTCCACGGCGTCGCCGGCGCCGATGGTGCCTGGCACGCCGACGGCGGTCACGATCGAGCTGCCCGATGTATTCCACACCTTTCGCTCGGGTCATCGCGTGATGCTGCAGATCCAAGGAAGCTGGTTCCCACTCTTCGATCGCAATCCGCAGCGGTTCGTGCCCAACATCTACGACGCCACGGCGGCCGACTTCGTGGCGGCTCGGCACCGCGTCTGGGTTGGGGGCAGCGCCGGTAGTCGACTCGAGGTGCCGACGCTGCGGTAG
- a CDS encoding serine hydrolase domain-containing protein, with translation MLLHIERSYSSLRRFLRASRFVAILATASACSDSATAPQSADIPRGLQTTVDSIVRAKMLPGVVVNVRLADGRSYTLTSGVADLETKRTITPTDHFRVGSITKTMVATIILQLHDEGRLSIDSTVAKYLPNVVPNGDRMTVRQVLNHSAGLASYTDDEAFTASLIADPARTWTPSELLGVVARQTPYFTPGEPGKWAYSNTSYLVLGMIAERVTGSTLGRELQIRVFDRVGMKETSYPLVVGLPSPFAQGYADITRPNENLAVGTLLNPSWAGAAGAVVSTAGDIAHFAEAVASGSLVSASAFVMQQQAAAGSAFRIPGESYDTGYGLGVILGGGWIGHNGAIPGYEAQAFAKRGLGSIGVVINRTTDDDTPREIYAAVRKAQFGQ, from the coding sequence ATGCTACTGCACATTGAAAGATCCTACTCCTCCTTACGGCGCTTCCTTCGCGCGAGCCGATTCGTTGCCATTCTGGCGACGGCGAGCGCGTGTTCTGACTCGGCGACCGCACCGCAGTCGGCTGACATCCCTCGCGGCCTGCAGACCACAGTGGACAGCATCGTACGCGCAAAGATGCTTCCCGGAGTCGTGGTGAACGTGCGATTGGCCGACGGAAGATCGTATACGCTCACCAGCGGCGTGGCCGACCTCGAGACTAAGCGCACGATCACGCCGACGGATCACTTCCGTGTCGGGAGTATTACCAAAACAATGGTCGCCACGATCATTTTGCAGTTGCACGACGAGGGGCGCCTCTCGATCGACTCGACGGTCGCTAAGTATTTGCCGAACGTCGTGCCAAACGGAGACCGGATGACCGTGCGGCAGGTGCTCAATCACAGCGCTGGCCTGGCGAGCTACACCGATGACGAAGCGTTTACGGCCTCGCTGATTGCGGACCCTGCGCGAACGTGGACACCGAGCGAGTTGCTTGGCGTGGTTGCACGGCAGACGCCGTACTTCACGCCAGGCGAGCCCGGCAAGTGGGCGTACTCAAATACGTCGTATCTCGTCCTCGGGATGATCGCGGAAAGGGTGACGGGCAGCACGCTCGGCCGTGAGCTGCAGATACGGGTCTTCGACCGTGTCGGCATGAAGGAGACGAGCTATCCGCTCGTGGTCGGGCTGCCGAGTCCCTTCGCTCAGGGCTACGCGGATATCACCAGGCCAAATGAAAATCTGGCGGTCGGCACGCTGCTCAATCCGAGCTGGGCTGGCGCCGCCGGCGCGGTCGTGAGTACCGCCGGCGATATCGCGCATTTCGCCGAAGCGGTGGCATCGGGAAGCCTCGTGAGCGCCTCGGCGTTCGTCATGCAACAACAGGCGGCTGCGGGCAGCGCCTTTCGCATTCCCGGTGAAAGCTATGACACTGGGTACGGACTTGGCGTAATACTCGGTGGGGGGTGGATCGGCCACAACGGCGCAATACCGGGCTACGAGGCGCAAGCGTTTGCCAAGCGTGGACTCGGGTCGATCGGAGTCGTGATCAACCGCACGACCGACGATGACACGCCGCGCGAAATTTATGCCGCCGTGCGAAAGGCTCAATTCGGGCAGTAA